In the Leguminivora glycinivorella isolate SPB_JAAS2020 chromosome 14, LegGlyc_1.1, whole genome shotgun sequence genome, one interval contains:
- the LOC125233089 gene encoding uncharacterized protein LOC125233089: protein MKILKTNKIFVLGIKNNDIQDSRHLYKQVLATVASCLLYLSAGLTNGISAVLLPELAQDSSLSWGSELGSWIASLAPISSILGCVCVGTLLDSLGRRIVHIILAFPFMVGWLVMAFADDFSTMMVGRFLTGLSFGAIRPTAIIYLGEISDPKYRGIILLFPSVALTLGVLLSHVIALFLLYISIASAIASLGWSFIAELYPTKVRGVGSGLVRNIPIDWTLEDLVNCVDCPTGIKVIKARRLNRKIIDDGVTKWIPTQKTVFTPRRPPPSPGKSYDRSAHDNITRTPSPSQGNGCCLNNDYTPNDNILNILMAALMDLIRRWSDGLPNNVFTMVEQLTSLVNSCKNGYYGDPSMEC, encoded by the exons atgaaaattttgaaaacaaataaaatatttgtgttgggaataaaaaataatgacatTCAAGATTCTCGGCATTTATACAAACAG GTGCTGGCAACTGTCGCGTCATGCCTCCTATACTTGTCTGCGGGCCTGACTAATGGCATCAGTGCCGTTCTGCTCCCGGAGCTGGCGCAGGATTCCTCCCTCTCCTGGGGGTCAGAACTTGGATCTTGGATAG CATCCCTAGCTCCAATTTCCTCGATCCTGGGCTGCGTGTGCGTCGGAACTCTGCTGGATAGCTTGGGAAGGAGAATTGTTCATATCATCCTGGCCTTCCCTTTCATGGTCGGATGGCTGGTTATGGCGTTTGCTGACGACTTCTCTACAATGATGGTTGGCAG gtTCCTCACTGGTTTAAGTTTCGGCGCCATCCGTCCAACCGCCATAATCTATTTAGGAGAAATAAGCGACCCAAAATACAGAGGCATCATACTCCTTTTCCCATCTGTAGCATTAACATTAGGAGTACTCCTAAGCCATGTCATAG CACTTTTTCTGTTGTACATATCTATAGCCAGCGCTATAGCCAGTTTAGGATGGTCTTTTATAGCGGAACTGTATCCTACTAAGGTGAGAGGTGTAGGATCTG GGTTAGTCAGGAACATTCCCATTGACTGGACACTTGAGGACCTTGTCAACTGCGTTGACTGCCCTACGGGCATCAAAGTAATAAAGGCTCGTCGCCTGAATAGAAAAATCATCGATGATGGTGTGACGAAATGGATCCCCACCCA GAAAACTGTATTTACCCCTCGGCGTCCCCCCCCATCCCCAGGCAAAAGTTATGATAGGTCCGCTCACGACAACATCACGAGGACTCCCTCTCCATCTCAGGGAAACGGCTGCTGCCTTAATAATGATTATACTCCTAATGATAACATACTCAATATTTTAATGGCCGCTCTTATGGACCTCATTCGCCGTTGGTCGGACGGTCTACCGAACAATGTCTTCACCATGGTGGAACAACTCACCTCATTAGTTAATTCGTGCAAAAATGGCTATTACGGCGATCCTTCAATGGAATGTTAG
- the LOC125233690 gene encoding inositol monophosphatase 1 — translation MADQSALVDEYFESALSLVKTCGNLIKDHITGCKEFVLKSCDIDFVTEIDKKVEETLVGGLSKLYADHKFIGEEAVSDGAKCELTDAPTWVIDPVDGTMNFVHGFPHSCISLGLLINKEAVAGIVYNPILEQLFTAKKGNGAFYNGRQIHVSQTKELSKALIMTEPGTSRDPERQKVLFENFKMIVTKAHGIRTLGSAALNMCMVAMGGADLNFEFGIHAWDVAAGDIIVREAGGVCIDPAGGPFDVLSRRVLCASTEELAQEMAKNLSQFYPERD, via the coding sequence ATGGCAGATCAGTCTGCTTTAGTCGACGAATACTTCGAGTCGGCGCTGTCTTTGGTTAAAACTTGCGGAAACCTTATAAAAGATCATATTACTGGATGCAAGGAATTTGTATTGAAGTCGTGCGATATCGATTTTGTAACAGAaatagataaaaaggtagaagaAACTTTGGTGGGAGGGCTTTCAAAATTATATGCCGATCATAAGTTTATCGGCGAGGAAGCGGTGTCTGACGGCGCGAAATGCGAGCTAACCGATGCGCCTACATGGGTCATCGATCCAGTCGACGGAACTATGAATTTTGTCCACGGGTTTCCACACAGCTGCATCTCTTTGGGACTTCTTATCAACAAGGAAGCAGTAGCTGGTATAGTATACAATCCTATTCTGGAGCAGTTGTTCACAGCAAAAAAAGGTAATGGTGCATTTTATAATGGGCGGCAGATACATGTGTCTCAAACTAAGGAGTTGAGTAAAGCTTTGATCATGACAGAGCCTGGTACAAGTCGAGACCCTGAAAGACAGAAAGttctttttgaaaattttaaaatgattgttACTAAGGCCCATGGGATTAGAACATTGGGATCTGCTGCCTTGAATATGTGCATGGTGGCGATGGGAGGAGCTGATCTTAACTTTGAATTTGGTATTCACGCATGGGATGTAGCTGCTGGTGACATTATTGTCCGGGAAGCAGGTGGTGTTTGTATTGACCCCGCAGGGGGCCCCTTTGATGTGCTGTCACGCAGAGTTTTGTGTGCGAGCACTGAAGAGCTGGCACAAGAAATGGCCAAAAATTTGTCTCAGTTTTATCCTGAGAGGGATTAA